The Thalassophryne amazonica chromosome 13, fThaAma1.1, whole genome shotgun sequence genome window below encodes:
- the LOC117523505 gene encoding otoraplin-like: MSCHVAILLGLSLLCRVSLAVLMDKLADNKMCGDRECSHVLSVATVLNDFTAPDCRFINLRKGQMVFVYFKLIPGEGAGVFWSGSVYSERYVDQMGIIGYFPATAVKEMRTFTKVTVTVPTTVMDFYCD; encoded by the exons ATGAGTTGCCACGTGGCGATCCTGCTCGGCCTGTCGCTGCTGTGCCGCGTCTCACTGGCTGTTCTCATGGACAAACTGGCGGACAACAAGATGTGCGGAGACAGAGAATGCTCAC ATGTTCTTTCCGTGGCCACAGTTCTGAATGACTTTACAGCTCCTGACTGCAGATTCATTAACCTCAGGAAGGGTCAGATGGTTTTTGTGTATTTTAAACTCATTCCAGGGGAGGGCGCTGGAGTCTTCTGGTCTGGAAGT GTTTACAGTGAGCGGTATGTGGACCAGATGGGCATTATTGGATACTTTCCTGCAACTGCAGTCAAGGAGATGAGGACATTTACAAAAGTCACAGTGACAGTTCCCACAACT GTCATGGACTTCTACTGTGACTAA